A segment of the Candidatus Nitrososphaera gargensis Ga9.2 genome:
GGTGTCGAATAACCATATCCTCGCCCCATTCATGCACAAGTTTGAGGTTGCCGGTTACAGTCTCCCAATACCAAGGAGTTCTCGATATATCAAATGCGCATTTGCCAGGACCAAATTTAAAGTCTGGCAGCCACACATCCATGATGTTACGGAGGATATGCATTGCTTCTTGGCTCATGAAAAAGTTTGAATTCCAAAGCTGGGGGCAGTTGAATAACTGACCTTGGTAGAAGGCGTGCTCTGAATTTGTTTGCCAAGAATCAAAATAATAATTACCATCATCAGACTTGACAGATTGTATGTACTTCAGCTGCCTGGTATCAGGCTTGGTAAAAGAATCAAGCAGATTTATTGCTTCTACAATCGTGTGTAGATGTATTGTGGGTTCGCCGCCTACCCAGTTTACATTATGGCAGCCTTCCATCCTAAGCTGCCATGCCATCAAAGCAAGAGCACTTGGAGTTATCGGGATTCCATTATCCTTGTCTGTACTTATGTCTCCATTTTGACAGAATGAACATCTCATATTGCAGCTGGTGAAAAATATTGTGCCAGAGCCGCCGATACCCCTGAAGATAAGCTCCTCTCCGCGATGGTGAAAGTAGCTGCCTACTCTTGATGTTGATTCAAGCTGGCAGGTCCCATGCCTCGTTCCCTTGGAACGATCAACTTTGCAGTTCCAGCGGCAAAAGTTGCAGTGTGTCAACATGCGGTTAGCTAGCTCAACGCTCAAGTCCAAAAGAGAGGGATGATGGCCTCCTGCTACTGCCTTAGAAAGATCTGGCATTTCTCTGGTCCTAACTTTTTTCCATTTATCCAAAAAAACCTCAGTCAACAGAATGTGTTCATTCCACAGCTCCTTTTCGTTTGCAGATGAAAGGCGATCGAGATTAGATGGTATGCATTTGGCAATCAAGTACTTGGCAGGCATGTGGTTTGTCGATACGGCAAAATACCACGGCAGCCTGTCTTTGAATGATTCCCAGATTTTCAAGGATTCAAATTGTCTGGCTGTAGATTTTGTCACTTTTAGTTGGTTAACTATCGCGTTCCTGCTATTTATTTAGATAGCACTTTCTGAATCTTTGTTATAGATTTGCTGCAGAGGATCTCATGCTTGCTTCATCGTTCGCAATATCTTCCGGTTCTGCTAAAAGGGAGATCGTCTCGAAATTCCTTCTCAATCTACTGGCCATCTTGCACAAAGTTGCCAATGTCAAAAAATGAGTCTTTAGCTACACAACAGTTTTAGCATGCCAGGCAGCAAGATAATAATAACTAATTGGCAGCTACTGAATGCTACTTTATCGGTCTGGAAAAGCCTGACCCTGTCCTGTTCCAACAGGGGCTGGCATGGCTTATCGACAATGCAGCAAAGAGCGGCGGCAGCGCCTGGATCGCAGTCAACCAGAGGGAAAGCATCGGCAACATTGCCAAGTACCCCGGCTTTGGAAGGTTTGCGATATTCCACAAGCGGGGCGTGAACCGGACCCTGCTGGCTGATTGCATGATAGAGCTTGTCACAAGGTTCTCGGTCCCTGAAGACGGCCGGGGCAGGCCGATGCTCGTCTTCCACCCCACCGGGGATTTTCTTTCGGCGCTAGAGCGCGTTCCAAACATACAGAAGATCTTGGTGATCCCGTTCCTTGCGCAAGAAGTCGACAACTGGGCCAAGAGGAACTTTGCAAAAGATTTGGATAACCCCGACCTGCCATCTATCTATGTCGACGACATTGCGATCACTGCGTTCAAGCACCTGAGGTTTGCATTCACCGAAACCCCGCCTCAGACGCCTGCCCAGTACAGGGCTGCGCTGTGCCAGACGCTGCACATCCTCGTCCAGAATGGGATCAGGTTTGAGCCTCAGGCGCTCCAGTCTGCGCTTATCCAGCAGTGCGGCTGGGGGCCGGTGTCTTCAAAGCAGGTTGCCGAGCTCTCAGAGATCTTTTTGGTAGGGCAGAGCCCTGCGGGCTATGATGGGCGCGGGCCGTGGGAGCCGGACATAATGAAGCTCTGGAAGATAGAGGCAGCCAAGACCCGGGCAGAATAAAATATAACGCGTTTGTTTGATCTAATCGATAAATAAAATGTCGACCATCATTTTTAGTATATGACGCAGGCATTATGGGAAAGCAGGCAGCAGGTGGCCGCATGCGCGTGCAGCGTTTGCAACCACCAAAACACGCGGACATGCATCGAAGAAAGGTGCAACTGCTGTTCAGTAGAACACGCGTTCCTCCTGACAAACCCGGCCTATGAAGAAGCTGTGCTCTAGTCACGCGACAATTTGTATTGAATAAGCTAGTGCACAATCTACTGCTGGGAGTATTTACGACATCATGCTGCCATATCAGGAAAGTGTAGCATAGAAAAAACACAAACACTATATAATTAGCATAAAAAATGGTCTTTTTGCTAAATCTGACAACACTAATATGATTCAGCTATCAGAAAATTAGCATAACCGGATTTGCCACGAGTTTACGGAGAATTGTGCAATGAATTACTGGAGCTTGAGGGCATCAGGTCCGCTTTTGTAATATCAATGAAAGGCAGTATTTTATTTTCAAGCTACAAAGATGAGATACAACCGCTTCTATCAAGGCAGGAATACGAGGCGTTCCTCTTTAAAGCCGCCATTAGAATGGGCACAAGAAAGGAATTTCTTGAAAAGCTTGGCGGCATCAACTATGCATTTGCAGAGTATGGCAAGATAAACCAGTACACCATCCCGCTAGACAAAGAAGTCAAGACTCTTTTGCTAATATCAGAAGACAAACTATCTCAGAACAGTGATGATGGTCGCCATCATAATAATAACAATACATCTTCTTCAAGCATTGATCGTATAATGAAGATTCTGAGAAAGTATGGTATGAGGTAGTAGCTATGATAAAATAATAACCTAATAAAACACTATCTCATCCTTTATTCGATCTGCAATGATCTTTAATACCAGACCGGCAACTTCTTCTCCAATTATTCTCTTTAGCTTTTCTTCAAAAAGTTCGGGGTTTGATTTAATGTCGCCTTTATCGATCTTGTAGATCAGCCTCAACGTCTTGAGGACTAGGATGGATGTTTCT
Coding sequences within it:
- a CDS encoding radical SAM protein — protein: MPAKYLIAKCIPSNLDRLSSANEKELWNEHILLTEVFLDKWKKVRTREMPDLSKAVAGGHHPSLLDLSVELANRMLTHCNFCRWNCKVDRSKGTRHGTCQLESTSRVGSYFHHRGEELIFRGIGGSGTIFFTSCNMRCSFCQNGDISTDKDNGIPITPSALALMAWQLRMEGCHNVNWVGGEPTIHLHTIVEAINLLDSFTKPDTRQLKYIQSVKSDDGNYYFDSWQTNSEHAFYQGQLFNCPQLWNSNFFMSQEAMHILRNIMDVWLPDFKFGPGKCAFDISRTPWYWETVTGNLKLVHEWGEDMVIRHLIMPNHIECCTKPVLEWIAKNMPEVPVNIMDQYHPDNLCDPESSKYRERYNDISRACAPEEISLSYQYAKELGLNFEPLLYEKSAAFYEL